The Streptomyces sp. NBC_00459 DNA segment CCAGTTCGTGTTCTCGCCGCCGCCGACGCCCATCACGTCGAGGACCGCCTGGATGCCGACCAGCTGGAGCGCGATGTACGGCATGGTCGCCAGGATGCCGGTGACCGCCACCGCCAGCGACAGGCCCTTCGAGCCGAAGCGCCCGCGTACGAAGTCCGAGGTGGTGACGTATCCGTGCTTGTGGGAGACCGACCACAGCCGGGGCAGGAAGGTGAAGATCAGGGGGTACACCAGGATCGTGTACGGCACCGCGAAGAAGCCGGCCGCGCCCGCCGCGTAGATCGCCGCCGGTACGGCCACGAAGGTGTACGCCGTGTACAGGTCGCCGCCGAGCAGGAACCAGGTGACCCAGGTGCCGAACGACCGGCCGCCCAGGCCCCATTCGTCGAGGCTGTTCTCGTTCTCGGCCCTGCGCCAGCGCGAGGCCATGAAGCCGATGACCGTGACGGCCAGGAAGAAGATGATGAAGACGGCGAGTGCCACGCCGTTCACGCCGTCGTTCACGCGGACGCACCCCCGTCCTCGGCAGCCGCAGAGGCCGAAGCCGAGGTCGCTCTGCGGGCGCGCTGGTCACGCTGCCAGAGCTGGTACGCGGTCATCGTCAGCGCGGTGGAGACGAGCACCCACAGCATCTGGTACCAGTAGAAGAACGGGATGCCGATGAAGGCAGGATCCACCTTCGCGTACGAGCCCACCCACAGCATCGCGACGAAGGGTGCGAAGAGGCAGAGCCCGATGACGACGCGGATCGGAGTCACCACCGGTTGTTCCGTGACCGGTTGTCTCACTTCAGGCGCTTCTGGCATGTCAAGACTCCGTCCCCTCACCGATTCCTGTGATCGCTTGATCACTTGTGCAACGCGCAGGAATCTAGGGGACGGTTCCCTTTTACGGAACCCCGTCCGCATAACGGATAACCCCTGTTGGTGAGGGGAATGTGTCAGCGGCGACGGAACGGGTTCGCGGGCGCGGTCAGTCGAGCGGGCGCTTCAGCCTCGCCACGAACTTGTACCGGTCGCCCCGGTAGACGGATCGCACCCATTCCACCGGCTGGCCGTCCTTGTCCAGCGAGTGCCGGGACAGCATCAGCATCGGCAGGCCCACGTCGGTGCCGAGCAGACCGGCCTCGCGCGGAGTGGCCAGGGAGGTCTCGATGGTCTCCTCGGCCTCCGCGAGGTGGACGTCGTACACCTCGGCGAGGGCCGTGTAGAGGGACGTGTACTTCACGAGCGACCTGCGCAGGGCCGGGAAGCGCTTCGCGGAGAGATGGGTGGTCTCTATGGCCATCGGCTCGCCGTTCGCCATCCGCAGCCGCTCGATGCGCAGGACGCGCCCGCCCGCCGTGATGTCGAGCAGGCCGGCGAGGGCGTCGTCGGCGGTGATGTAGCCGATGTCGAGGAGCTGCGAGGTGGGTTCGAGGCCCTGGGCGCGCATGTCCTCGGTGTACGAGGTGAGTTGCAGCGCCTGGGAGACCTTCGGCTTGGCAACGAAGGTGCCCTTGCCCTGGATGCGTTCGAGCCGGCCCTCGACGACCAGTTCCTGGAGGGCCTGGCGGACGGTGGTGCGGGAGGTGTCGAACTCCGCCGCCAGTGTGCGCTCGGGCGGGACCGGGGTGCCGGGCGACTGGGTCTCCGTCATGTCGAGCAGATGCTTCTTCAGACGGTAGTACTTGGGCACGCGCGCGGTACGGACGGTAGCCCCACCCTCGTTCTCCGCACTGCTCACGTCGGTGCTCATGCTCCGCCTTCCGGGCTCCTGGTGCCGCTACGGCCGGCGTCCCCGCCGGTCCAAGTTCACATCGTGGCACGGCCGACGCCCCGATTGACCTGTGAATGGTCCCTGAGGGCCGTG contains these protein-coding regions:
- a CDS encoding DUF3311 domain-containing protein; protein product: MPEAPEVRQPVTEQPVVTPIRVVIGLCLFAPFVAMLWVGSYAKVDPAFIGIPFFYWYQMLWVLVSTALTMTAYQLWQRDQRARRATSASASAAAEDGGASA
- a CDS encoding GntR family transcriptional regulator — its product is MSTDVSSAENEGGATVRTARVPKYYRLKKHLLDMTETQSPGTPVPPERTLAAEFDTSRTTVRQALQELVVEGRLERIQGKGTFVAKPKVSQALQLTSYTEDMRAQGLEPTSQLLDIGYITADDALAGLLDITAGGRVLRIERLRMANGEPMAIETTHLSAKRFPALRRSLVKYTSLYTALAEVYDVHLAEAEETIETSLATPREAGLLGTDVGLPMLMLSRHSLDKDGQPVEWVRSVYRGDRYKFVARLKRPLD